The proteins below are encoded in one region of Elgaria multicarinata webbii isolate HBS135686 ecotype San Diego chromosome 8, rElgMul1.1.pri, whole genome shotgun sequence:
- the BNIP3 gene encoding BCL2/adenovirus E1B 19 kDa protein-interacting protein 3 isoform X1, with protein MSSSEAPGVQEENLQVGSWVELHFSSNGNGNSALSASQEQAPASVSIYNGDMEKILLDAQHESGRSSSRESSHCDSPPRSQTPQDIHRAAEVESRSSGEKNSSQSEEDFLERRKEVERLLKKNSDWMWDWSSRPENIPPKEFLFKHPKRTATLSMRNTSVMKKGGIFSAEFLKVFLPSLLLSHLLAIGLGIYIGRRLTTTASSSSL; from the exons ATGTCATCGAGCGAGGCACCAGGGGTGCAAGAGGAAAATTTGCAGG TAGGTTCCTGGGTGGAATTGCACTTCAGCAGTAATGGGAACGGTAATAGTGCCCTGTCAGCAAGCCAggaacaagctccagcttccgTTTCCATTTACAACGGTGATATGGAGAAGATTCTTCTAGATGCCCAGCATGAGTCTGGAAGAAGCAGTTCACGAGAGAGCTCGCACTGTGACAG CCCTCCTCGGTCCCAAACGCCTCAGGACATTCACAGAGCTGCTGAAGTGGAGAGCCGTAGCAGTGGAGAAAAGAATAGCTCTCAG TCTGAAGAAGATTTTcttgaaagaaggaaagaagttgAGCGGCTTTTGAAGAAAAATTCAGATTGGATGTGGGATTGGTCCAGCAGGCCTGAGAACATTCCACCCAA GGAATTTCTGTTTAAGCACCCTAAGCGCACAGCTACCCTCAGCATGAGAAACACCAGCGTGATGAAGAAAGGGGGCATCTTCTCTGCCGAATTTTTGAAGGTCTTCCTACCATCTCTGCTACTTTCCCACCTGCTTGCCATTGGACTAGG GATTTATATCGGAAGACGGTTGACGACCACAGCTTCCAGCAGTTCCTTGTAA
- the BNIP3 gene encoding BCL2/adenovirus E1B 19 kDa protein-interacting protein 3 isoform X2, whose product MSSSEAPGVQEENLQGSWVELHFSSNGNGNSALSASQEQAPASVSIYNGDMEKILLDAQHESGRSSSRESSHCDSPPRSQTPQDIHRAAEVESRSSGEKNSSQSEEDFLERRKEVERLLKKNSDWMWDWSSRPENIPPKEFLFKHPKRTATLSMRNTSVMKKGGIFSAEFLKVFLPSLLLSHLLAIGLGIYIGRRLTTTASSSSL is encoded by the exons ATGTCATCGAGCGAGGCACCAGGGGTGCAAGAGGAAAATTTGCAGG GTTCCTGGGTGGAATTGCACTTCAGCAGTAATGGGAACGGTAATAGTGCCCTGTCAGCAAGCCAggaacaagctccagcttccgTTTCCATTTACAACGGTGATATGGAGAAGATTCTTCTAGATGCCCAGCATGAGTCTGGAAGAAGCAGTTCACGAGAGAGCTCGCACTGTGACAG CCCTCCTCGGTCCCAAACGCCTCAGGACATTCACAGAGCTGCTGAAGTGGAGAGCCGTAGCAGTGGAGAAAAGAATAGCTCTCAG TCTGAAGAAGATTTTcttgaaagaaggaaagaagttgAGCGGCTTTTGAAGAAAAATTCAGATTGGATGTGGGATTGGTCCAGCAGGCCTGAGAACATTCCACCCAA GGAATTTCTGTTTAAGCACCCTAAGCGCACAGCTACCCTCAGCATGAGAAACACCAGCGTGATGAAGAAAGGGGGCATCTTCTCTGCCGAATTTTTGAAGGTCTTCCTACCATCTCTGCTACTTTCCCACCTGCTTGCCATTGGACTAGG GATTTATATCGGAAGACGGTTGACGACCACAGCTTCCAGCAGTTCCTTGTAA